The following proteins come from a genomic window of Lolium rigidum isolate FL_2022 chromosome 5, APGP_CSIRO_Lrig_0.1, whole genome shotgun sequence:
- the LOC124652445 gene encoding glutamine--fructose-6-phosphate aminotransferase [isomerizing] 1-like: MCGIFAYLNYNVSRERRYILEVLLNGLRRLEYRGYDSSGIAVDADLLSSAAAPYAGAAPLVYRQEGKIENLVRSVYSEVDENEVNLDAAFNVHAGIAHTRWATHGVPAPRNSHPQSSGAGDEFLVVHNGIITNYEVLKETLIRHGFTFESDTDTEVIPKLAKFVFDKAHDEEGDVTFIEVVNEVMRQLEGAYALIFKSPHYPNELIACKRGSTLILGVNELSGQKIGKSFHDVKALTANGKPKELFFSSDLCAIVEHTKNYLAIEDNEIVHIKDGSVSILKFDHDKEKPASVKRALSVLEMEVEQIKKGSYDHFMQKEIHEQPHSLTTTMRGRLKDGGVLLGGLKEHLKTIRRSRRVVFIGCGTSYNAALAARTFVEELTGIPVTMEVASDLLDRQGPIYREDTAVFVSQSGETADTLLALDYALENGALCVGITNTVGSTLSRRTHCGIHINAGCEIGVASTKAYTSQIVVMAMLALAIGSDQISTQPRREAIISGLSSLPGHASEVLKLDSEMKELASSLIDSESLLVFGRGYNYATALEGALKVKEVALMHSEGMFAGEMKHGPLALVDENLPIIVIATRDACFSKQQSVIQQLLSRKGRLIIMCSKGDASAVSPSGSCRVIEVPQVADCLQPVINIIPLQLLAYHLTVLRGFDVDQPRNLAKSVTTQ, encoded by the exons ATGTGCGGGATCTTTGCCTACCTCAACTACAATGTCTCGCGGGAGCGCCGCTACATCCTCGAGGTGCTCCTCAACGGCCTCCGCCGCCTCGAGTACCGCGGCTACGACTCCTCCGGGATAGCCGTCGACGCCGACCTCctgtcctccgccgccgcgccctacGCCGGGGCCGCCCCGCTCGTGTACCGCCAGGAGGGCAAGATCGAGAACCTCGTGCGATCCGTCTACTCCG AGGTTGATGAGAATGAGGTGAACTTGGATGCCGCATTCAATGTGCATGCTGGAATTGCACACACCAGGTGGGCTACACACGGTGTTCCCGCCCCGAGGAACAGTCACCCGCAGTCTTCTGGCGCCGGTGATGAGTTCTTGGTCGTGCACAATGGCATCATCACGAACTATGAG GTTCTGAAAGAGACGCTAATTCGGCATGGGTTTACCTTTGAGTCTGACACTGACACAGAAGTCATCCCAAAGCTAGCAAAATTTGTTTTTGATAAGGCTCATGATGAAGAAG GTGATGTGACATTTATCGAAGTTGTTAATGAAGTCATGAGGCAGCTTGAAGGAGCCTACGCCCTTATATTTAAAAGTCCACACTACCCCAACGAATTGATTGCATGCAAACGAGGCAGCACACTGATACTTGGTGTCAAT GAATTGAGTGGTCAAAAGATTGGGAAATCATTCCACGATGTCAAAGCACTGACAGCAAATGGAAAGCCCAAAGAACTGTTTTTCTCCAGTGATTTATGTGCTATTGTGGAGCATACTAAGAATTATTTAGCTATTGAAGATAATGAAATAGTTCATATTAAG GATGGTAGCGTGTCTATCCTTAAGTTTGACCATGACAAAGAGAAGCCAGCGTCTGTAAAACGAGCATTATCTGTTCTTGAGATGGAAGTTGAACAAATAAAGAAAGGAAGCTATGACCACTTCATGCAAAAAGAAATCCATGAACAACCACATTCACTGACAACAACAATGAGGGGTAGACTGAAGGATGGTGGAGTTCTTTTGGGTGGACTGAAGGAGCACCTTAAAACAATCAGACGCAGTAGAAGGGTAGTCTTTATTGGCTGTGGCACTAGTTATAATGCTGCGTTAGCTGCGAGAACTTTTGTGGAAGAACTAACCG GTATTCCTGTGACTATGGAGGTTGCAAGTGACTTGCTGGACAGGCAAGGCCCTATCTACAGAGAAGACACTGCAGTTTTTGTTAGCCAGTCAGGGGAGACAGCAGATACCCTCCTTGCTCTTGATTATGCACTAGAAAACGGAGCACTTTGTGTTGGCATAACAAACACTGTTGGAAGCACACTCTCAAGAAGAACTCACTGTGGAATTCATATCAACGCTGGTTGTGAGATTGGTGTTGCTAGCACCAAG GCATACACCAGTCAAATTGTAGTCATGGCAATGCTGGCATTGGCTATTGGATCTGACCAAATATCCACTCAACCTAGAAGGGAAGCTATCATCAGTGGTCTTTCCAGTCTCCCAG GCCATGCCAGTGAAGTTCTGAAACTTGATTCTGAAATGAAGGAACTTGCCTCTTCGTTGATCGACTCGGAGTCCCTCCTTGTGTTTGGAAGAGGTTACAACTATGCCACTGCCTTGGAGGGTGCCCTCAAAGTTAAGGAGGTTGCACTGATGCACAGTGAAGGCATGTTTGCTGGTGAGATGAAACATGGGCCGCTAGCACTAGTTGATGAAAACCTTCCAATCATCGTCATTGCAACACGTGATGCATGCTTCAG TAAGCAACAGTCAGTGATCCAGCAGCTCCTTTCTCGTAAGGGGCGTCTGATTATCATGTGCTCAAAGGGAGATGCATCCGCTGTCAGCCCCAGTGGATCTTGCAGAGTGATTGAAGTTCCACAGGTTGCTGATTGTCTCCAGCCAGTGATCAATATTATTCCATTACAG